From the Bacteroidia bacterium genome, the window TGCTACTCAATTTCACAATTTGTAATAAAAAAGTAAAATTGCTTCTCAACATATTTTTTCTTTACCTGTAAAAGTAGGTATCTCGCCATCTTTTTTATAGGGGCTACCTGTTTGCACAAACATGAGGTAAGCTAATTTGCATACTGTTTCTAGGTTTACTTTATGATGAAAGTTCATATTACTGTGAGGTGAGTTTTCTTCCATCAAGTTTTCAATCAGCTCTTCTAACTCTTGGTCTGTTAAGATATTTGCTCTTTGAAAGATTTGCAAAGCTATTCTAGCTTCGCGGCTGATATGTTGTACTTCTGGTTCATTAAAAGAACGGGGTGGAGTAGCATTCCAAATATTATCTCTGCCCATATTTTTTTCAGCAATATAGCTAATCACTGCTAGTATTTCACTATCCGAAAAGCCTTTTTCTTTCAAGATACTCACATCTAACTCTTGTAAGGGTTTGTGTAGGTTATGTGATAGTAACCAGTATATCCCCAAAAATAACTTTGAAAACATAGAGCAAAAATACGTTTTTCTATATATCTTGTTTGTA encodes:
- a CDS encoding DUF494 family protein — translated: TNKIYRKTYFCSMFSKLFLGIYWLLSHNLHKPLQELDVSILKEKGFSDSEILAVISYIAEKNMGRDNIWNATPPRSFNEPEVQHISREARIALQIFQRANILTDQELEELIENLMEENSPHSNMNFHHKVNLETVCKLAYLMFVQTGSPYKKDGEIPTFTGKEKIC